TAAAAGTAAAAGGGAGGTGAAAACTGGCATTTTAAATACTGATTGATAAAATAATAAATGGAGGGATAAAATGAAGAAGAACTTTTTAGCTCTACTATTATGCGCAATTATGATTTTGAACCCTATTATTGGAACTGCAGATATAATTGTAGAGACTGATACCATATCTGTACAAGGTGTAGATGCAAATGAATTTGAATATAACCCTGAAACACAAACTATTACAGGATATAAGGGAACAGATATTGATATAGAAATACCGGACAGTATCTATGGGACTGTTATTAAACACATAGGCAATGGAGCTTTTGGACGAAAAAGCCTCACATCAGTAATTATACCTAATGGAATCGAAACTATAGGTGACTCTGCATTTGCTAGCAATAATCTGGAAATGCTGGTTTTACCAGAATCCATAGTGAGAATAGGAAGAGCATCTTTTGGTGTCAATGTGAGATTAAAAGAGGTATATCTAAACGAGGGTCTAGAGTATATAGGACAACAAGCTTTCATAAGGAATTCCGCTTTAGTGGGGGCTGTTGAAATCCCTTCTACCGTTCACACTGTGATGACTACGGCTTTTGATAGAACAGGGATTACTACTTTAAAAATCAAAGGAGACAATAATTCTACACCAATTGTCCTAAAGTCTGTTCTATCAAGGACTTTGACCGATGTAGTATTAGAAAATCCATATAAAAAAGTAATAGTTCATTTTAATACTTTTGGTTGTGATGAAAAAACGAATACCATAAATCTAGGAACTGTAGAGACAACGAGCAATAATATTGATGCTTTAAGGACTGAAATAGAGGAAAATATTAAATCAACTATTGCTGCTACTTATGTAAATAAATCAGATAATACAGGAGAAAGCGATATTTTGATTGAGTTTCCTGTAATTTGGGACTATAGTAATGCAGATTTTACTCAGGACGAGTTCGAGATTATAGGACAATCGGAAAAACTATCCAATGATCTTTTTGAAACTATTGAAGGGTATACATCTCCACAACCTGATGCTTGTAAATCTAATAATATTTTTAAACTGAAAGTTAAAGTTCTAAATACGGAAATAGCAAATTGGGATGAAAAGGATTTTAATTATGATACCTTTGAATACAAAGGAAATATGCAAGTTCCAGTGACTAAATGGGGTATTTCGGGGTTATCAGAATCAGGACTTGAGAAACTTAAAACAAATCCGGATATGTTAATTCCTAAGACATTTAGCCTAGACAATGGCGAAGAACCTGAAGAAAAACCAGTTGAAGGCATCATTAATAATGCATTTTCAGATATTAAGATTAATTCCGTTGTATTTCCTCAAACGATAGGAGAATATGACTTTATAATCCAAGATGCTGCCTTTAGAAACTCAGGGTTAAAATCTGTGGTGTTAAGTGAAGGAGTTAAAGCCATAGGATCATATGCATTTTATGGTAATGAGCTTGATGAATTAGTGATTCCATCAACGGTGCTATCGATAGGTAACTCAGCTTTTCAAAACAATAATATTGAATCTCTAATCATTAGTGACGATGTAGATAAAATTCAAATAGATAATTATTCTTTTGCAAATAATAAGCTGAAAGAAGTTAAATTACCTTATTCTATATTTAAATTTTTAAAATATGTATTTAAAGGTAATCCGGGTTTAGAAAAACTTGATTCTGAGGATCTTGAAGAAAATGATCCTGAAGGTACCGGTGTGGTGTACTTATATACTAGAAATAAAGCTCATCTCGGAACTGAAACATATATTGCATTAAGTAAGTATCATAAAATAATAAATACCGCAGAGGGTGTTGATAGATCCACGCTTTGGGAAACGATAAGAAAAGCTAATGCTATAGATTTAAATGATTACAAAGAAGAGGCTGTTAATGAATTTAGTGATGTTTTAATAGCTTCTAAGAAAGTGTTTTTTGATTCCGAATCAACTCAAGATCAGATTGACAATGCAAATAATAGTTTAATGGAAGCTACTGGAAAACTAAGGGCTAGCAGTGCTGACAAAACAGCTTTAAGAGATTTGATTAATAGAGCTGAGGAATTTGTTGAAGAATTGTTTACTGTAGAGAGCTATGAAGATTTGAAAAATGCGGTGGTTGGAGCAAAAGAAGTATCTAAAAATATTGATGCCACTACTGAAGATGTAAATGATGCGATTTCAAAACTTCAAAATGCTATAGATAGATTAGAAATTTCGGAAAACGCGTATTATACAGTTACAGACTTTAGTTATGAAGGTAATACGATTACAGGATTTTCTGAATCAGGCAAGGAAAAGTTTAAAGTTAATAAAGATGTATATCTTCCTGATGAAAATGCCGATGGAACACCGATTGAAATAATTGGTGTTAGAGCATTTAGAATGGACGATCAGTATGTGGAATATGGAACTGATGTTGTAAGCTCACCATATGGAATTAAAAACCTTAGATTGCCAAAAGGTTTAAAAAGAATTGAAGAAGATGCTTTTAGGGTAAATAATCTAGGAAATGTAGAGCTTCCTAAGACTCTTGAATATATAGGAAACTCGGCATTTAACGGAAACCAACTTACGGAAATACTAATACCTGACAACGTTAAAGAACTAGGACTTGGGGCTTTTTCATTGAATTTGCTAAAAAAGGTTACATTATCCAAGAGCTTAACTGAAATAGCCGATGGAGCTTTCTCTAGAAATATTCATTTAAAGAATATAGACTTACATGAAGGATTAACAGTTATTGGAGCTTCATCTTTTATGGGCGCTCCACTGACAGAACTCCATATACCTTCCAGTGTAACAGAGATAAAATCAAGAGCATTCAGTTCACACAGACTTGAAAAATTGAAGGTGCCGGGGACTGTGAAAACTATTGGAAACTATGCTTTTGAACAAAATACTAAATTCAGAACATTGACTGAGGTCGACTTGAGGAATGGAATAGAAGAGATAGGAAACTATGCTTTTAGAAACGGATTGATTATCCAGACAGAACTTCCAAAATCACTAATAAAAATAGGTAACTATTCATTTAGGGGTAATCAAGATAGTAATAAGAATGAAGTAATAGTAAAACTCTATACCTCAAATGAAGAACATCTTAGTTTTAATAATGATAATTCACTAAAAGCACAAGAAGTAATCTACGACCCAAATGTACTCGATAAAAATCTATTGGATGAATTAGGGATTATATTGGAGAAAGCTAAGCTGATAGATAAGAACAAATACACAGCTAAATCTTATGAAGCTTTAAATAATGCAATAAATGAAGCAAATCAAATCTTAGGAGAAAAAACAACTGATGATGATATAAAAGCTGTAATAAACAGTATTAGTGATGCTATAAGCAAATTAGTCGAAAAACCAAAACCTAAACCATCAAAGGATATAGAGGAGGAAGATAAGGACCTGGATAATAGTGCAAAGATTACTCAAATTGCCGGTGAGAACCGATATAAAACAGCAATTGAAATTAGTTCTAAGAGATTTAACAAAGCTGAGAATATTATACTGGTTTCAGGAAAGGATTTTGCAGATGCGTTAACAGCACAGCCCTTAACTCAAGTTTATAATGGACCATTATTACTGAGTTCTTCAGGAGATGTTCAGGAAGATATATTAGCGGAGATACAAAGACTCGGTGCAAAAAATATAATCGTTGTAGGTGGAACTAATTCGGTTACAGAGGAAGAATTAGATAGCTATGATATGGGTATCAAAAGAATAGCTGGTATCGATAGATATGAAACAGCTGAATATGTTGCAAGATTAATTCTAGAGAACTTAGGCAATAAAGACAAGGTAATAATAGCAGATGGTAGAAATTATCCAGATGCACTAAGTATTGCCCCATATGCAACTAAGGAAGGGATACCGATTCTGCTTTCAAAAGGGAATGTTCTATCAGAAGGACAGAGAAGACTAATCGAAGAATACGGAATAAAAGAAGCTATAATTGTTGGCGGAATAAATTCAGTAGGTAATGAAATTGAGAGTTTATTTGAAAAGACAACTAGAATTGCAGGAACAGATAGATATGAAACGGCAGCCAAGATTGCAGGAACATATTTTGCTGATTCCAAAGAAGTCTTTATAGCAAGCGGTGAGAATTATCCTGACGCATTGGTGGTAAGTTATTATGCTTCATATAAGAATGCACCAATTTTACTTTCTGTAAAAGATTATATACCAATGACAACTAAAAATTATATTTTGGATATGCATATTCAAAATATAATATTAGTTGGTGGACAAAATACAATCAATAGCAAAATATATCAATAATATACTTTGGATTGTAAAAATAGAATTTAATTAAATGTTTTAATTCTTAAAACTAATGACCTCTAGTTCTATACCTGTTATGACAATAAAACTTTAAAAGGTCTGAAAATAGATTCAAATCATAAATGAAGTAAATAAATATAAAAGGTGCTGAATTGGCTATATATTGTCCAATGCAGTACCTTTTTAATTGACTATGAAGTTAGAAAATTTTTGACAATATATCCTCGATTGCATAACAAGTATACCCATTTCTACCGGTTACTGTTTCGGAGTTGAAAAGTGAACTTAAGACGCTTTCATAGACTGACTCGCTTACTGCTTGAAAAACTATATCGATTAAATCATCGCTAATTCTTTTTATGTCGATTATTTCCTTTGTTTCATGTAGAATGGTGTTCGCAGTAGAAAAAGAAATAACGAGTTCACCACTTCCGTTAGACACAAAGGAACCAGTCTTGCAAAGACCTACAATCGCTCTTTTTGAAATTCTAAGTAATTGCCTTTCATTTAGTGGAACATCAGTGGCTATAATGACTATTACAGAACCTTTATCGGGTTCGTTGATACTTTGGACCATGTATTTTTCGGATAAATTTTGACCATTAATTATGAGATCTTCATATCTTCCGTGATTGGTAAGGACTAATGTTCCTAATGTATATTCATTCTCGTCGATTTCAAAAATTCTGGAAGATGAACCGATACCACCCTTTAATCCATGACATCTCATACCACGTCCGGCACCGACAGATCCCTCTTCAAAAACTTTCTTTGAATCTTTTATCGCCTCAAAGACATCAGAATTTTTTATGCTAAGACTTCTTATATTATTCAATTTCATATCATTACATTCACAAACGAGAGGATTAACAGTGCCCGTTGTTTCGCCTATTGAAGGGTTTTGTTCCAACATGTATTCTACCAAAGCAGATGCTGCTGTTCCAACGCTTAGGGTATTAGTAAGAATTATCGGTGTTTCAAGAGTTCCGAGTTCATTAATTTGCATTAGGCCGATACTTTTTCCAAAACCGTTTATCACATGAGTTGCTGCCAATAGTTTCTTTTTAAATATATTTTCTTCGCGTGGTATGATTGCGGTTACCCCCGTTTGAATATCACCTGAAGCAAGAGTACAATGTCCGACCTTTATACCCTCTACATCTGAGATAAGGTTTAGATTACCATGTTTAAGCTTTCCTGTATCTATATTCAGTTCTTTAGTAAGTCCCATAATATGCTCCTTTTTATCAAAATAATTAAGAGTTTTCTATCCTACTTGAATTATAGCATATTTGGAATTTTATAAGTCCGTTATTAGAACTATTAAGTTTTATGTTTAAGCAATCTAGTTTTAAATTCTCGTAAAAAATCTAATTAATGTCGAGAAAAATTTATAATAGGTTGAAATAATTTATTTTTTCTCTGAGTAAGCTAAAAAAATTTTAATATAATAATAATGTACTATATATCAAGAAAACTAAATATTTGGGGCGAAAACTTAAAAAAGATTACAATTCAATCTCCAACATTACAATTTTGTGATATAATCATAGGGTATTTTATGTTAGTATAGTAGGTGAAGAATTGTTTTTCGCAAAATATATATATAGAATGAGATTATTTAATTCCAACTCTTTAAAAGATAAGAGGAGCTTAAGGAGCAGTATTATAAAGAAGATTCAGAATAGATATAATATTGCAATAGCTGAAGTGGGAGACCAAGATGTACATAATAGTCTCTTATTAGCATGTGCAAATGTAAGTTATGATCAGGTAAATTTAGAGAAAACATATTATTCGATACTGGATTTTATAGAAACATATGACCTGGAAGTATATGAAACGGATTATTTGGAGTATTGATTATAGATGAAAAGAAAATTAAAGAAAGCTGAAGTAAGTATAGCGCTCAAGATTTTAAGTGAACTATATCCCGATGCAAAAGCGGAACTCAATTACACAACGGAACTGGATTTGCTCGTGGCAACAATTCTATCCGCTCAATGTACGGATGTAAGAGTTAATAAAGTAACTGAGGAACTATTTAAAAAATGCAGAACTCCTCAAGATTATATTGCCATGGGCGAAGAAAAACTCGGTGAAGAAATAAAGAGTTGCGGCTTCTATAATACAAAGAGCAAGAATATAATAGGAGCATGCATGAAGATTATTAGTGAATATGGAGGGGAAGTACCCAATACCATTGAAAAGTTGATGACACTTCCTGGGGTCGGAAGGAAAACTGCAAATGTCGTAGCTTCTAATGTATTTGGAATACAGGCGATTGCCGTAGATACCCATGTTTTTAGAGTTTCTAATAGAATCGGTTTAGTAGCGGCAAGTAATGTTGAAAAAACTGAAGAAGGCTTGATGAAAGTCGTCCCTCATGACGAATGGACTGTAACGCATCATAGGCTTATTTTTCATGGAAGAAGAGTATGTAAGGCAAGAAATCCACTTTGTGGAGAATGTAGATTAAATGAAATTTGTATAGATTATCGTTCTAGGAGGAAATGATGAGGGGTATACTAAATAAAACAACCGGAACAATTTCATTATTATTATCAATGATCATGTTTATAACCGGTTGTGCCGGAGCGTTAGGGGCTCAATCAGCACAAAGTAGAATGAGTGATTCTCAATTATTGAATTCACTGGCTTTCTATGAAGGGGTAAGCATAGACGGCAAAGAATTCGCTGGTAAAGCAAGGCTTGTTGCTGTTGAGGAATTGAAAGCTGAAAAAGAACCGATACTGGATTCGTCTAAAATAAAGTTCAATTATAATGACAAATCATTTGAATACAGTTTAAGAGATCTTGGGTTTTATTACGATTACGACGGAGCTACCAAGAAAGCTTTTGGATACGGTAGAGACGGCAGTGATGAACAGAAACTGGAAATGATTAGAGATTTAACTAAAAATCCTGTAAATGTTGACCTTGAGATGTTACAAGACAATGAGAAGTTAAATGCCGTAATAGATGCAATCCATAATGAAATTAAAATAGATGCCGTTGATGGTGGATACAGCTATGATTCAGAGTCGGGAAAAGTTGTTGCAAAAAAAGGTGAACCAGGACTAGGTGTAGATAGAGAAAAGATAAGTGAAATGATTCTCAGTTCGTCAAAGTCGCTGGAAGCAATTACTGTTCCGACAAGTCCTATAGAAGTTAACCCACATCATGAAGAATTAGCAGCAAGGGTCAACGGGGTCATAGGAGCTGCGTCTTCTACTTTTAATCCTTGGTTCTGGGAAAGAGTTACAAATATAGAGGTATCTACTGATGCACTAAATGGAATAGTCGTTGCACCGGGAGAAGTCTTTAGTGTTAATGACTGTATAGGTGATACGACATATGATAAAGGATACCAAAAGTCTATAGTTATAGTAGGAACTAAAGAAGTCCCGGGTATGGGCGGCGGAGTATGTCAAACCTCTACGACATTGTACCAAGCTGTTCTTAAAGCCGATTTGGAAATTGTAGAAAGGCA
The sequence above is a segment of the Peptoniphilaceae bacterium AMB_02 genome. Coding sequences within it:
- a CDS encoding DUF503 domain-containing protein codes for the protein MRLFNSNSLKDKRSLRSSIIKKIQNRYNIAIAEVGDQDVHNSLLLACANVSYDQVNLEKTYYSILDFIETYDLEVYETDYLEY
- a CDS encoding VanW family protein, which codes for MRGILNKTTGTISLLLSMIMFITGCAGALGAQSAQSRMSDSQLLNSLAFYEGVSIDGKEFAGKARLVAVEELKAEKEPILDSSKIKFNYNDKSFEYSLRDLGFYYDYDGATKKAFGYGRDGSDEQKLEMIRDLTKNPVNVDLEMLQDNEKLNAVIDAIHNEIKIDAVDGGYSYDSESGKVVAKKGEPGLGVDREKISEMILSSSKSLEAITVPTSPIEVNPHHEELAARVNGVIGAASSTFNPWFWERVTNIEVSTDALNGIVVAPGEVFSVNDCIGDTTYDKGYQKSIVIVGTKEVPGMGGGVCQTSTTLYQAVLKADLEIVERQSHTLNLSYYDGGLDAAIEYGLADLVFKNNYDFPILIKGYYSEGQVNFEIWGDTNVKNYEVSLFSELQYNIPYSTEYVHDDTLAPGTSKTKTAGVTGSYYEAYRKNESTGEVEHIGGTYYPAVNEVILKGPDAPEPAPAEPEPAPAPDPAPEEPSEPEETTESSDND
- the nth gene encoding endonuclease III encodes the protein MKRKLKKAEVSIALKILSELYPDAKAELNYTTELDLLVATILSAQCTDVRVNKVTEELFKKCRTPQDYIAMGEEKLGEEIKSCGFYNTKSKNIIGACMKIISEYGGEVPNTIEKLMTLPGVGRKTANVVASNVFGIQAIAVDTHVFRVSNRIGLVAASNVEKTEEGLMKVVPHDEWTVTHHRLIFHGRRVCKARNPLCGECRLNEICIDYRSRRK
- a CDS encoding P1 family peptidase, with protein sequence MGLTKELNIDTGKLKHGNLNLISDVEGIKVGHCTLASGDIQTGVTAIIPREENIFKKKLLAATHVINGFGKSIGLMQINELGTLETPIILTNTLSVGTAASALVEYMLEQNPSIGETTGTVNPLVCECNDMKLNNIRSLSIKNSDVFEAIKDSKKVFEEGSVGAGRGMRCHGLKGGIGSSSRIFEIDENEYTLGTLVLTNHGRYEDLIINGQNLSEKYMVQSINEPDKGSVIVIIATDVPLNERQLLRISKRAIVGLCKTGSFVSNGSGELVISFSTANTILHETKEIIDIKRISDDLIDIVFQAVSESVYESVLSSLFNSETVTGRNGYTCYAIEDILSKIF
- a CDS encoding leucine-rich repeat protein, producing MKKNFLALLLCAIMILNPIIGTADIIVETDTISVQGVDANEFEYNPETQTITGYKGTDIDIEIPDSIYGTVIKHIGNGAFGRKSLTSVIIPNGIETIGDSAFASNNLEMLVLPESIVRIGRASFGVNVRLKEVYLNEGLEYIGQQAFIRNSALVGAVEIPSTVHTVMTTAFDRTGITTLKIKGDNNSTPIVLKSVLSRTLTDVVLENPYKKVIVHFNTFGCDEKTNTINLGTVETTSNNIDALRTEIEENIKSTIAATYVNKSDNTGESDILIEFPVIWDYSNADFTQDEFEIIGQSEKLSNDLFETIEGYTSPQPDACKSNNIFKLKVKVLNTEIANWDEKDFNYDTFEYKGNMQVPVTKWGISGLSESGLEKLKTNPDMLIPKTFSLDNGEEPEEKPVEGIINNAFSDIKINSVVFPQTIGEYDFIIQDAAFRNSGLKSVVLSEGVKAIGSYAFYGNELDELVIPSTVLSIGNSAFQNNNIESLIISDDVDKIQIDNYSFANNKLKEVKLPYSIFKFLKYVFKGNPGLEKLDSEDLEENDPEGTGVVYLYTRNKAHLGTETYIALSKYHKIINTAEGVDRSTLWETIRKANAIDLNDYKEEAVNEFSDVLIASKKVFFDSESTQDQIDNANNSLMEATGKLRASSADKTALRDLINRAEEFVEELFTVESYEDLKNAVVGAKEVSKNIDATTEDVNDAISKLQNAIDRLEISENAYYTVTDFSYEGNTITGFSESGKEKFKVNKDVYLPDENADGTPIEIIGVRAFRMDDQYVEYGTDVVSSPYGIKNLRLPKGLKRIEEDAFRVNNLGNVELPKTLEYIGNSAFNGNQLTEILIPDNVKELGLGAFSLNLLKKVTLSKSLTEIADGAFSRNIHLKNIDLHEGLTVIGASSFMGAPLTELHIPSSVTEIKSRAFSSHRLEKLKVPGTVKTIGNYAFEQNTKFRTLTEVDLRNGIEEIGNYAFRNGLIIQTELPKSLIKIGNYSFRGNQDSNKNEVIVKLYTSNEEHLSFNNDNSLKAQEVIYDPNVLDKNLLDELGIILEKAKLIDKNKYTAKSYEALNNAINEANQILGEKTTDDDIKAVINSISDAISKLVEKPKPKPSKDIEEEDKDLDNSAKITQIAGENRYKTAIEISSKRFNKAENIILVSGKDFADALTAQPLTQVYNGPLLLSSSGDVQEDILAEIQRLGAKNIIVVGGTNSVTEEELDSYDMGIKRIAGIDRYETAEYVARLILENLGNKDKVIIADGRNYPDALSIAPYATKEGIPILLSKGNVLSEGQRRLIEEYGIKEAIIVGGINSVGNEIESLFEKTTRIAGTDRYETAAKIAGTYFADSKEVFIASGENYPDALVVSYYASYKNAPILLSVKDYIPMTTKNYILDMHIQNIILVGGQNTINSKIYQ